One genomic region from Arthrobacter sp. D5-1 encodes:
- a CDS encoding abortive infection family protein, protein MASVEYIPARLRSAFREQARGIVVHDIERMWRDEGFAPGSGQSFSGVRMSLWSDYEASVQWSDWEHIVRVLRVYEGTIALATPDDREKLAGLLSREGFRLVSSGRIEYIGAGNRITEVTRTRILEHLKKTPGGRNWAGRFDPPEFLKRLYDLAAMPSEDPRFENAELEVWQHCVNNDDWDFDWVFYDARFDLATDGMLLRFLAEMLHPAVRTDPEDVAALLGGLNDALRPDGYELYEKSSISGRPLYAWRSIAGFHGSAPFHLLQNRPAITDPAVLQEHLDRIKRVIEIDPSAAIGSCKELIESLCKLILEYSSVEYTRNDDLPKLYKKVAALLALNAESVEENVRGSEASHLVLRALTTSVQGIAELRNQLGLGHGRTTRSTLRPRHARLALNSTVTVAEFLLDTWHARIEAGKIPTPGDDPSTGACKQ, encoded by the coding sequence ATGGCCTCAGTCGAATACATCCCTGCACGGCTCCGAAGCGCTTTTCGTGAGCAGGCGCGGGGGATTGTCGTCCATGACATCGAGAGAATGTGGCGGGATGAGGGCTTTGCGCCCGGGTCGGGTCAATCATTCAGCGGCGTGCGCATGTCCCTTTGGTCTGATTATGAGGCTTCGGTGCAGTGGTCAGACTGGGAGCACATTGTCAGAGTCCTTAGGGTCTATGAGGGGACTATTGCCCTGGCTACGCCGGATGATCGGGAAAAACTTGCTGGATTGCTGAGCCGTGAAGGGTTCCGACTGGTTAGTTCGGGTCGGATTGAATACATCGGTGCAGGCAACAGAATCACCGAAGTGACGCGGACTCGAATTTTGGAGCATTTGAAGAAGACACCCGGAGGAAGAAACTGGGCGGGTCGCTTTGATCCACCCGAGTTTCTGAAGAGACTCTACGACCTTGCGGCAATGCCCAGTGAAGACCCGCGATTCGAAAATGCCGAGCTGGAGGTTTGGCAACATTGTGTCAACAACGATGACTGGGACTTCGACTGGGTGTTCTACGATGCCAGGTTCGACCTGGCGACTGATGGCATGCTGTTGAGGTTCCTTGCAGAAATGCTGCATCCAGCAGTCCGGACTGACCCGGAAGACGTTGCTGCTCTTCTTGGCGGTTTAAACGATGCACTGAGACCGGATGGGTACGAGCTTTACGAGAAGTCCAGCATCAGCGGCCGACCCCTCTATGCATGGCGGAGCATTGCGGGATTCCATGGATCGGCACCCTTCCATCTCCTCCAAAACCGTCCAGCAATCACTGATCCCGCGGTCCTTCAAGAACACCTTGACCGGATAAAGAGGGTTATCGAAATTGACCCATCTGCGGCGATTGGTTCTTGTAAGGAGCTCATTGAATCTTTGTGCAAGCTCATTCTTGAATACAGCAGCGTGGAGTACACAAGGAACGATGACCTTCCTAAGCTCTACAAGAAAGTTGCCGCGTTGCTGGCCCTGAACGCGGAGTCGGTGGAGGAGAACGTTAGGGGAAGCGAGGCCAGCCATTTGGTTCTTCGAGCCCTAACGACAAGTGTGCAAGGCATAGCAGAGCTTCGTAACCAGCTGGGACTCGGACATGGACGAACGACCCGCAGCACTCTGCGACCTCGCCATGCACGCCTTGCTTTGAACAGCACGGTGACGGTCGCCGAATTCCTCCTTGACACATGGCACGCACGCATTGAAGCCGGGAAGATTCCGACACCGGGGGATGATCCTAGTACTGGCGCTTGTAAACAATAA
- a CDS encoding DNA methyltransferase has protein sequence MSRLTDLLRAAKQLDEQLGKDLEDEILPLQKRLPFGLNFERHAPEAVELAGHKIRKGSKVRILPPRGSTGRGDQRLWRVTELIGDAAEISLLDSSEGEVCTVQRDDLILVAEFRDWIYPGLRPDGTVERGGDRPFHTVINGENFHVLEQLTFTHEEAVDVIYIDPPYNTGARDWKYNNDYVEGDDLYRHSKWLAFMERRLKLAKRLLKPENSVLIVTIDEKEYLRLGLLLEQTFDDARIQMISTVINPKGVSRGDSFRRSDEYIFFVMLGAAAPQRLELGGEWGSGSFGNSDTAASDDNTEPAWSSMMRRGSNSARADRPGLFYPIYVDPATGRIEQVGAPLSADKHEAPEVPGLITTLPLRRNGSEGRWQIGPEELRSRLSQGRVRIGRKTAYGYVINYLSDGAYAEVLSGRFEIKGRAEDGSILATRVGVQSRAQVPFTQWRTPSHNASEYGSTLLTAFLPGRKFPFPKSLHAVEDALRLFVSDKPEAVVLDFFAGSGTTAHALMRLNRQDGGSRQCISVTNNEVSAEEQARLRREKLRPGDARWEQWGICDYITKPRILAAITGRTPDGEPIKGDYKFVDEFSMADGFNENAAFFTLTYESLWQVSTDRAFAAIAPMLWLRAGARGRCIDDLSPGWAVAEAYGIIKDLDRSTEFIAALQPQESLRIVFIVTNDEGRYQQIANEIPGVETVRLYEDYLRNCESNGDF, from the coding sequence ATGTCGCGGCTCACGGACCTTTTGCGCGCTGCCAAGCAGCTTGACGAGCAGCTTGGCAAAGATTTGGAAGACGAGATTCTTCCATTGCAGAAGCGACTGCCGTTCGGGCTCAATTTTGAAAGACATGCTCCCGAGGCCGTCGAACTCGCAGGACATAAGATCCGCAAGGGAAGCAAGGTACGGATCCTGCCTCCGAGAGGATCGACCGGTCGTGGTGACCAACGACTCTGGCGCGTCACAGAGCTAATTGGTGACGCCGCTGAGATCTCGCTCCTGGACAGTTCCGAGGGTGAGGTCTGCACCGTGCAGCGGGACGATCTCATTTTGGTGGCCGAATTTCGCGACTGGATCTACCCCGGGCTGCGCCCTGACGGAACAGTGGAGCGAGGCGGGGATAGGCCTTTCCACACAGTCATCAATGGCGAGAACTTTCATGTGCTCGAACAGCTGACTTTCACTCACGAAGAGGCTGTGGACGTGATCTACATTGATCCGCCTTACAACACAGGCGCCCGTGACTGGAAGTACAACAACGACTACGTCGAGGGCGATGACCTTTACCGGCATTCGAAATGGCTTGCGTTCATGGAGCGACGGCTCAAGCTGGCCAAGCGACTCCTCAAGCCCGAAAACTCTGTTCTGATCGTGACAATCGATGAGAAGGAATACTTGAGGCTCGGGCTGCTGCTGGAGCAGACGTTCGACGATGCACGTATCCAGATGATCTCTACCGTCATTAACCCCAAGGGAGTTTCGCGCGGCGATTCCTTCCGCCGCTCCGACGAGTACATCTTCTTCGTGATGCTGGGCGCGGCCGCCCCACAAAGGTTGGAACTTGGTGGGGAGTGGGGGTCGGGAAGCTTTGGCAATAGCGACACTGCAGCGAGCGACGACAATACCGAGCCCGCTTGGAGCTCCATGATGCGTCGCGGGTCGAACTCAGCTCGTGCGGATCGGCCGGGCCTCTTTTATCCAATCTATGTCGATCCTGCCACTGGCCGAATCGAGCAGGTCGGAGCACCCCTCAGCGCTGATAAGCACGAGGCCCCGGAAGTTCCTGGCCTCATCACTACTTTGCCACTGCGTCGGAATGGGTCAGAAGGCCGATGGCAGATAGGTCCAGAAGAACTCAGGTCCCGTCTCTCCCAGGGACGGGTGCGAATTGGCCGGAAAACCGCCTACGGCTACGTGATTAATTACCTCTCGGATGGGGCATATGCCGAGGTGTTGTCCGGCAGGTTTGAGATCAAGGGCCGAGCGGAAGACGGATCGATTCTAGCGACCAGAGTAGGTGTGCAATCTCGAGCTCAGGTTCCTTTCACTCAGTGGCGCACACCTTCGCACAATGCCTCTGAGTATGGCTCCACTCTTCTGACAGCATTCCTCCCCGGCAGGAAGTTTCCGTTCCCGAAGAGCCTTCATGCGGTCGAGGATGCACTCAGGCTCTTTGTCAGCGACAAGCCCGAAGCAGTTGTGCTCGACTTCTTTGCCGGCTCCGGAACCACTGCCCATGCTTTGATGCGGCTAAACCGGCAGGATGGCGGCAGCCGGCAATGCATTTCCGTGACGAACAACGAGGTTTCAGCTGAGGAGCAAGCACGGTTACGCAGGGAGAAACTGCGTCCAGGCGACGCCCGGTGGGAGCAATGGGGCATATGTGACTACATCACGAAGCCCAGAATTCTCGCAGCGATTACGGGTCGCACTCCAGATGGAGAGCCGATCAAGGGCGACTACAAGTTTGTCGATGAGTTTTCGATGGCTGACGGCTTCAACGAAAACGCCGCATTCTTCACACTCACTTACGAGTCACTGTGGCAGGTCAGCACTGACCGCGCGTTTGCGGCAATTGCTCCGATGCTTTGGCTGCGTGCTGGCGCAAGGGGGAGATGCATAGACGATCTCTCGCCAGGGTGGGCGGTTGCCGAGGCCTACGGCATCATCAAAGACCTTGACCGGTCAACCGAATTCATAGCTGCGCTTCAGCCCCAGGAGAGCCTCAGGATCGTCTTCATCGTTACGAACGACGAGGGCCGCTACCAGCAGATCGCAAACGAGATCCCCGGTGTTGAAACCGTCCGTCTTTATGAGGATTACCTCCGGAACTGCGAAAGCAATGGTGACTTCTAA
- the parA gene encoding ParA family partition ATPase — MKVIAVLNQKGGAGKTTIATHVATALRLAGHTVLLVDSDPQGSARDWAAAREDHPMPVVGMDRPTIERDLKSIAPVDFVIIDGAPQAADLAVSAIKASDFALIPVQPSPYDIWATSDLVDLVKQRIEITDGKLQAAFVVSRAITGTNIGKEVSGILEGYNLPVLQSRVHQRVDYPGTAAGGSTILEDFPGSPGAREIQELTNELLTLVSK, encoded by the coding sequence ATGAAAGTCATCGCAGTTCTCAATCAAAAAGGCGGGGCCGGCAAAACAACCATTGCCACGCATGTCGCCACGGCGCTTAGATTGGCCGGCCATACCGTACTGCTTGTGGACTCAGATCCTCAAGGCAGTGCGCGGGACTGGGCCGCAGCCCGCGAAGATCATCCCATGCCCGTAGTGGGGATGGACCGACCAACGATTGAACGGGACCTTAAGAGCATCGCCCCCGTGGACTTCGTCATCATCGACGGCGCCCCACAAGCCGCAGACCTAGCCGTGTCGGCCATCAAAGCCAGCGACTTTGCCCTCATCCCCGTGCAACCGTCGCCCTACGACATCTGGGCCACATCCGACCTCGTTGACCTGGTGAAGCAGCGAATCGAAATTACAGACGGAAAGCTGCAGGCAGCTTTTGTTGTCTCCCGCGCCATCACTGGAACGAACATCGGAAAAGAAGTCTCCGGGATCCTGGAAGGCTACAACCTTCCCGTTCTGCAATCCCGGGTGCACCAGCGGGTTGACTACCCAGGAACCGCAGCGGGGGGATCCACCATCCTGGAGGACTTCCCGGGGTCGCCCGGGGCCAGGGAGATCCAAGAGCTCACCAACGAACTCCTTACGCTTGTGAGTAAATGA
- a CDS encoding DEAD/DEAH box helicase family protein, whose product MDAVGDTLAELTDAREFYHGARKRVSSVALTATTGAGKTVMAAGVIEALFWGSEDFETVPDPGAVVLWFSDDPSLNQQTRYRLEQASDRLRNRLVTVEHPFRYRKLQPGHVYFLNTSKLSRNSLLVRGHDAADALPGMESNPDTVPFTFWDTLRNTIEDESTTLYMVLDEAHRGMGRRASSDTPTIVKRLINGHGSVPPVPIVWGISATVKRFEDSMSAAEVQDNRVHLRTITVDPVRIQESGLLKDDIVLDFPAETGDFNTVLLRRGVRKVKEMSAAWAAYAAAQNDHDPIAPLLVLQVPNKPSPTEVASAIDVIRHEWPEIGSEAFAHVFGEHTAQTFGAHNVPYISPERVQDAAYIRVILAKDAISTGWDCPRAEVMVSFRPAEDETHITQLLGRMIRTPLARRVEGDDVLNSVECILPRFNKATASRVLEQIMGNDLSETGTGTGQRVLIDPQLMRPNERVPDSVWALFAELPAETLPRKHANPMKRLTSLAHALAADGLVPEAGRIAHERLHGVLNGLSAQYRNELEKAESDVRTVAGGTVRGHARYGLRADETWTEAADDRAIQEAFRHATRTVTPDIARTYVDHLAADAEDEDVLRDAHVRVAGLAMLPQTRPSLDAAADLLSSEWLGKHRVAIKTLSESRQSLYAEITAMSTDPQLISMALPKNRQEETRRAVGDATQILDQRPLHLLSDEDGMFPVGKLNPDEIQVLDTEIQRGDLLAWYRNPTGGRDSMSIAYQDVHGAWRTLRPDFLFFVTTSHGVRASIVDPHGSWLPDALPKLRGLARFAEVYGESFHRIESISRIDGELRVLDFTLPEIRKIVLDAIDADSAYRESAVAY is encoded by the coding sequence GTGGACGCTGTCGGGGACACCTTGGCAGAGCTGACCGATGCACGCGAGTTCTACCACGGCGCGCGGAAGCGGGTTTCGTCGGTAGCACTCACAGCCACGACTGGTGCCGGCAAAACGGTGATGGCGGCAGGGGTTATTGAAGCGCTTTTTTGGGGGAGCGAGGACTTCGAAACCGTCCCTGATCCAGGTGCGGTCGTATTGTGGTTCAGCGACGATCCCTCATTGAACCAGCAGACCAGGTATCGCCTGGAGCAAGCTTCTGACCGACTCCGCAACCGGCTGGTCACGGTCGAACATCCGTTTAGATACCGGAAGCTGCAGCCCGGGCATGTGTACTTCCTCAATACCTCTAAGCTGTCACGGAATAGTCTGCTGGTACGGGGTCACGATGCTGCTGACGCCCTGCCGGGCATGGAATCAAACCCGGACACTGTGCCATTCACGTTTTGGGACACGCTGCGAAACACCATTGAGGATGAGAGCACCACGCTGTACATGGTGCTTGATGAGGCTCACCGAGGTATGGGACGGAGGGCATCATCTGACACGCCTACTATCGTGAAGCGTCTCATCAACGGTCACGGCTCCGTTCCGCCTGTTCCGATCGTTTGGGGTATCTCTGCGACGGTAAAGCGGTTCGAGGACTCCATGAGTGCTGCCGAAGTGCAGGACAACCGGGTGCATCTTCGGACCATTACCGTGGATCCTGTTCGGATTCAGGAGTCGGGGCTCCTCAAAGATGACATCGTCCTCGACTTCCCCGCAGAGACGGGAGACTTTAACACCGTTCTCCTGCGGCGCGGCGTTCGTAAGGTGAAGGAGATGTCGGCGGCCTGGGCGGCATACGCCGCCGCACAAAATGACCATGACCCCATTGCGCCCCTACTGGTTTTGCAAGTGCCGAACAAGCCTTCACCGACAGAGGTGGCCTCTGCCATTGATGTCATCCGGCATGAATGGCCCGAGATCGGCTCCGAGGCGTTCGCGCACGTCTTTGGTGAACATACTGCTCAAACTTTCGGTGCGCACAACGTCCCCTACATCTCACCGGAACGAGTGCAGGACGCTGCCTATATTCGGGTGATATTGGCTAAGGATGCCATCAGCACAGGTTGGGACTGTCCGCGTGCAGAGGTAATGGTTTCCTTCCGTCCAGCCGAGGATGAAACACACATCACCCAGCTTTTGGGCCGGATGATACGTACCCCTCTCGCGCGTCGAGTTGAGGGTGACGACGTCCTAAACAGTGTCGAGTGCATCCTTCCACGGTTTAACAAAGCCACGGCCAGCCGCGTGCTTGAGCAGATCATGGGCAATGACCTCAGCGAAACCGGAACTGGAACCGGTCAGCGTGTTCTGATCGACCCGCAGCTCATGAGGCCGAACGAAAGGGTTCCTGATTCGGTGTGGGCGCTGTTCGCCGAACTCCCTGCCGAAACGTTGCCCCGTAAGCATGCGAACCCAATGAAGCGCCTGACCTCTCTGGCTCATGCGCTGGCGGCGGATGGCTTGGTGCCGGAGGCGGGGCGGATAGCTCATGAGCGCCTGCACGGGGTCCTCAACGGGCTGTCTGCGCAGTACCGGAACGAGCTCGAGAAAGCCGAGTCGGACGTGCGGACTGTAGCCGGCGGCACTGTCCGCGGACACGCGCGCTACGGTCTAAGGGCCGACGAAACCTGGACTGAGGCGGCGGATGACCGCGCCATCCAGGAAGCATTCCGTCATGCCACACGAACAGTGACCCCAGACATCGCGCGCACCTACGTAGACCACCTTGCAGCAGACGCCGAGGACGAGGATGTTCTCCGTGACGCTCACGTACGCGTGGCAGGGCTCGCGATGCTGCCGCAGACCCGGCCATCGCTGGATGCGGCTGCCGATCTGCTCTCGTCGGAGTGGTTGGGCAAGCACCGCGTAGCCATCAAGACGCTGTCGGAGTCCCGTCAAAGCTTGTATGCGGAGATTACGGCCATGAGCACGGACCCTCAGCTGATTTCCATGGCGTTGCCCAAAAACCGACAGGAGGAAACGCGCCGGGCCGTGGGCGACGCAACCCAGATACTCGACCAGCGCCCGCTCCACCTGCTCTCGGACGAAGATGGCATGTTCCCAGTAGGGAAACTTAACCCCGACGAGATTCAGGTGCTCGATACCGAAATTCAACGCGGCGACCTACTCGCCTGGTATCGCAACCCTACCGGCGGCCGCGACTCGATGAGCATCGCCTATCAGGACGTCCACGGAGCCTGGAGGACACTCAGACCCGACTTCCTCTTCTTTGTCACCACTAGTCACGGTGTACGAGCCAGCATCGTCGATCCTCATGGGTCGTGGCTACCCGATGCACTGCCCAAGCTACGGGGCCTAGCGCGATTCGCAGAGGTCTACGGCGAGAGTTTTCATCGCATCGAGTCAATTTCTCGCATAGATGG
- a CDS encoding recombinase family protein yields the protein MEIGYARVSTAKQDLGRQLDALAVAGITKVFADKKSGATRDRPGLRGALDHARAGDVIVVHTLDRLGRTVRDTLNLMHELKGRGVGVRTLADPLPIDTSNPDSPMAQLAVVMLALFGEMERTYASERASHARAVATAHGRRTGRPSVVDPDKLEHAAMLREKGIPMREIVSKTGLARTTLYRHLPPRQDDKD from the coding sequence ATGGAAATCGGATATGCGCGAGTCTCAACCGCCAAACAGGACCTAGGGCGGCAACTGGATGCGCTGGCGGTCGCCGGCATCACCAAAGTGTTCGCTGATAAGAAGTCCGGAGCCACAAGGGACCGGCCCGGCCTTCGGGGGGCGTTGGACCATGCAAGGGCCGGCGACGTGATCGTTGTGCATACCTTGGACCGGCTGGGGCGCACGGTGCGGGACACTCTGAACCTAATGCACGAGCTCAAAGGGCGCGGGGTGGGTGTCCGGACGCTGGCTGATCCCCTGCCAATCGACACATCGAACCCGGACAGCCCCATGGCGCAGCTGGCGGTAGTAATGCTGGCGCTTTTCGGAGAGATGGAACGAACTTACGCGTCCGAACGGGCATCCCATGCGCGGGCGGTGGCCACGGCACATGGCCGGCGGACGGGCCGGCCTTCCGTAGTCGATCCTGACAAGCTTGAACACGCCGCCATGCTGCGGGAGAAGGGCATCCCGATGCGGGAAATTGTCAGCAAAACGGGACTGGCCCGAACAACGCTGTACCGCCACCTACCGCCTCGCCAGGACGATAAGGACTAA